The following coding sequences are from one Ramlibacter henchirensis window:
- a CDS encoding ABC transporter substrate-binding protein, which produces MRIPSSRSRRAWRGAVAAAGLALAALPALAQETFRLGIVSFLSGQAAESFGVPAVNGAKVVLDAFNNGKAPAPYNKVGFGGMKIEPVYLDENGGATKQVQELRNLYEREKVDAVVGYVGSGDCLAVAPVAEEMKKFLILYDCGTPRIFEDGKYNYVFRTASHAAMDNVALARYLKSRNVKVEKFNMIHQDYAWGQDSRKDFMLAMEHLYKGAKVDADLLPKFGAGQYGTEVSALLGKPADILHSSLWGGDLQAFVLQAGARGVFQKQTPVLSAADHVLPGLGEKFPNGAIIGARGAYGLMSPKSALNDWWWDIYSKAYNVYPVQAPYRMVQALLGLKLAAEKAMAANGGKKPTPEQLAAALKGSSWESPAGTIRMALGDGHQAIQDTAIGRTRWDPAKKMVAIEDIQRFPAECVNPPANMKTEDWLKAGMPGAKC; this is translated from the coding sequence ATGAGGATCCCGTCATCGCGTTCCCGTCGTGCCTGGCGCGGCGCCGTCGCCGCCGCCGGCCTGGCGCTCGCCGCCCTGCCCGCGCTCGCGCAGGAAACGTTCCGCCTCGGCATCGTCAGCTTCCTCTCGGGTCAGGCCGCCGAGAGCTTCGGCGTGCCGGCGGTGAACGGCGCCAAGGTGGTGCTCGATGCCTTCAACAACGGCAAGGCGCCCGCGCCCTACAACAAGGTCGGCTTCGGCGGCATGAAGATCGAGCCGGTGTACCTCGACGAGAACGGCGGCGCGACCAAGCAGGTGCAGGAACTGCGCAACCTCTACGAGCGCGAGAAGGTCGACGCCGTGGTCGGCTACGTCGGGTCGGGCGACTGCCTGGCGGTCGCGCCCGTCGCCGAGGAGATGAAGAAGTTCCTGATCCTCTACGACTGCGGCACGCCGCGCATCTTCGAGGACGGCAAGTACAACTACGTGTTCCGCACGGCCTCGCACGCCGCCATGGACAACGTGGCGCTGGCGCGCTACCTGAAGTCGCGCAACGTGAAGGTCGAGAAGTTCAACATGATCCACCAGGACTACGCCTGGGGCCAGGACAGCCGCAAGGATTTCATGCTGGCCATGGAGCACCTGTACAAGGGCGCGAAGGTCGACGCCGACCTGCTGCCCAAGTTCGGCGCCGGCCAGTACGGCACCGAGGTGTCCGCGCTGCTCGGCAAGCCCGCCGACATCCTGCACTCGAGCCTCTGGGGCGGCGACCTGCAGGCGTTCGTGCTGCAGGCCGGCGCGCGCGGCGTGTTCCAGAAGCAGACGCCGGTGCTCTCGGCCGCCGACCACGTCCTGCCGGGGCTGGGCGAGAAATTCCCCAACGGCGCGATCATCGGCGCGCGCGGCGCGTACGGCCTGATGTCGCCCAAGTCGGCGCTGAACGACTGGTGGTGGGACATCTACTCCAAGGCCTACAACGTGTACCCGGTGCAGGCTCCGTACCGCATGGTCCAGGCCCTGCTCGGCCTGAAGCTCGCGGCCGAGAAGGCGATGGCGGCCAACGGCGGCAAGAAGCCGACCCCGGAGCAGCTCGCGGCGGCGCTCAAGGGCAGCAGCTGGGAGTCGCCCGCCGGCACGATCCGCATGGCGCTGGGCGACGGCCACCAGGCGATCCAGGACACCGCCATCGGCCGCACCAGGTGGGACCCGGCGAAGAAGATGGTCGCCATCGAGGACATCCAGCGCTTCCCGGCGGAATGCGTCAACCCGCCGGCCAACATGAAGACCGAGGACTGGCTCAAGGCCGGCATGCCCGGCGCGAAGTGCTGA
- a CDS encoding DUF1007 family protein encodes MKRPLAAALLLAAAAARAHPHGQLACHAEVQMDGGALQSLRGTLVMDPAHSAQAIALVRDPDTGSLDPERSGRLAFALKMQMARWNWLFSADADGRPQPLRAGEPQLEVVGEQLQLTVELRADGEPMVGRDWSLRCADPTWYWTTGFAAVPVVRGCGEAGAAAQAGAAAARWSCKD; translated from the coding sequence GTGAAACGCCCGCTCGCGGCGGCGCTGCTGCTGGCGGCAGCCGCCGCCCGCGCGCATCCGCATGGCCAGCTCGCCTGCCACGCGGAGGTGCAGATGGATGGCGGGGCCCTGCAGTCCTTGCGCGGGACTCTGGTGATGGACCCCGCGCATTCGGCGCAGGCAATCGCGCTGGTGCGCGATCCGGACACCGGCAGTCTCGACCCGGAGCGCAGCGGCCGGCTCGCCTTCGCGCTGAAGATGCAGATGGCCCGCTGGAACTGGCTTTTCTCCGCCGACGCGGACGGACGCCCGCAGCCGCTTCGCGCCGGCGAGCCTCAGCTCGAAGTGGTCGGCGAGCAGCTCCAGCTCACGGTCGAGTTGCGCGCCGATGGGGAACCGATGGTGGGCCGCGACTGGTCGCTGCGCTGCGCGGATCCGACGTGGTACTGGACCACCGGATTCGCCGCGGTTCCCGTCGTGCGCGGCTGCGGAGAAGCCGGCGCCGCCGCGCAAGCCGGGGCCGCGGCAGCGCGCTGGTCGTGCAAGGACTGA
- a CDS encoding helix-turn-helix domain-containing protein — translation MSQTTPWVARSAAVQRVLQHIDQNLGQPLRLSELAQLAGLSIWRFATVFRQQVGLSPHRYICRLRVQRAQELMRRGLSPASAASEAGFYDQSHLSRHFKTICGVTPGQFLSSFREAGAA, via the coding sequence ATGTCCCAGACCACCCCGTGGGTCGCGCGTTCCGCCGCCGTGCAGCGTGTGCTGCAACATATCGACCAGAACCTTGGCCAGCCCCTCAGGCTATCGGAGCTGGCCCAGCTCGCCGGCCTGAGCATCTGGCGCTTCGCGACAGTGTTCCGCCAGCAGGTCGGCCTCTCCCCGCATCGGTACATCTGCCGGCTGCGCGTTCAGCGTGCGCAGGAATTGATGCGCCGTGGCCTGTCGCCCGCATCCGCGGCAAGCGAGGCGGGCTTCTACGACCAGAGCCACCTTTCGCGCCACTTCAAGACGATCTGCGGGGTGACGCCAGGGCAGTTCCTGTCCTCGTTCCGGGAGGCCGGGGCTGCGTGA
- a CDS encoding amidase, translating into MTAFPANLADAPAHRLARLFASGEASPVEACSAVLARIERFNPEYRAFVCVDAEGAQAAARASEARWQGKRPLGPLDGVPVSIKDLILTKGLPTLRGSFTIDESQPWDIDAPVAARLREAGAVLLGKTATPEFGCKGETNSPRTGFTRNPWNPARTPGGSSGGAAVAVALGMGPIAVGTDGAGSVRIPAAFCGNFGLKPSFGRVPAYPLSPFGTVAHLGPHTMDVRDAALAMNVLKRPDARDWTSLPPDDDDYTAALEQGFAGLRIAWSPRLGYAQQVHPEVAAGVLAAVRSLEAAGARVEEVDPGVEDPLEITTGLWFVGAWTVWNTLTPQQQARTDPDFRAQAELGSRLSALHVQQLHMRRGALGSHMRQFMERYDLLVTPSVAVPAFEIRPPGSVPMSSQAMLAWTPFSYPFNLTQQPACTVPCGLTADGLPIGIQFVGPMFRDDLVLRAAAAQEAIRPIPRPPVAVDSARPA; encoded by the coding sequence ATGACTGCCTTCCCCGCCAACCTTGCCGACGCGCCGGCGCATCGCCTGGCGCGCCTCTTCGCATCGGGCGAGGCCTCGCCCGTCGAAGCCTGCAGCGCGGTCCTGGCTCGCATCGAACGCTTCAATCCCGAGTACAGGGCCTTCGTGTGCGTCGACGCGGAAGGCGCGCAGGCGGCGGCGCGTGCCAGCGAGGCGCGGTGGCAGGGCAAGCGCCCGCTCGGGCCGCTGGACGGCGTGCCTGTGTCCATCAAGGACCTGATCCTCACCAAGGGCCTGCCCACGTTGCGGGGCAGCTTCACCATCGACGAGAGCCAGCCGTGGGACATCGATGCGCCCGTCGCGGCCCGCTTGCGGGAGGCCGGCGCCGTCCTGCTGGGCAAGACCGCGACGCCCGAGTTCGGGTGCAAGGGCGAGACCAATTCGCCGCGCACGGGGTTCACGCGCAATCCGTGGAATCCGGCGCGCACGCCGGGCGGCTCATCGGGCGGCGCCGCCGTCGCGGTGGCGCTCGGCATGGGGCCCATCGCGGTGGGCACGGATGGCGCCGGCTCGGTGCGCATCCCGGCGGCCTTCTGCGGCAACTTCGGCCTGAAGCCGAGCTTCGGCCGCGTTCCCGCGTATCCGCTGTCGCCTTTCGGCACGGTGGCGCACCTGGGGCCGCACACCATGGACGTGCGCGACGCGGCGCTGGCCATGAACGTGCTCAAGCGTCCCGATGCGCGCGACTGGACCTCGCTGCCGCCCGATGACGACGACTACACGGCCGCCCTCGAACAAGGCTTCGCCGGGCTGCGCATCGCCTGGTCGCCGCGCCTGGGCTACGCCCAGCAGGTGCACCCCGAGGTCGCGGCCGGCGTGCTGGCCGCGGTGCGCTCGCTCGAGGCCGCGGGTGCGCGCGTCGAAGAAGTGGACCCGGGCGTCGAGGACCCGCTGGAGATCACGACCGGGCTGTGGTTCGTCGGCGCGTGGACGGTGTGGAACACGCTCACGCCGCAGCAGCAGGCGCGCACCGACCCGGACTTTCGGGCGCAGGCGGAGCTGGGCAGCCGGTTGTCGGCGCTGCACGTGCAGCAGCTGCACATGCGCCGCGGGGCACTGGGATCGCATATGCGGCAGTTCATGGAGCGCTACGACCTCCTGGTCACGCCCTCCGTCGCGGTGCCCGCCTTCGAGATCCGCCCGCCCGGTTCCGTGCCCATGTCGTCGCAGGCGATGCTCGCCTGGACGCCGTTCAGCTATCCGTTCAACCTCACGCAGCAACCCGCCTGCACGGTCCCCTGCGGCCTGACGGCCGACGGCCTGCCGATCGGGATCCAGTTCGTCGGCCCGATGTTCCGCGACGACCTCGTGCTGCGGGCCGCGGCAGCGCAGGAGGCGATCCGGCCGATCCCGCGACCACCCGTCGCCGTGGACTCGGCACGGCCAGCTTGA
- a CDS encoding GNAT family N-acetyltransferase, producing MTDPVLVPPAASAAVGRALPDGVTLRRLTADDIEGAQALSHGFQWPFRVEDWRFAFALGEGVAAIRDGELVGTALRWLWGPDHATVGHVMVAPRMQGRRLGQHLMHALMAGLQDRTVLLHATAEGRGVYERMGFAITGEIRQHQGQAPPAQVVALPEGERLRPLNRNDADFLISLDTRSAGMPREPMLRQLLADGETVVLARDSEAVGFATVRRFGRGHAIGPVVAPDLLGARALIAHWCSRHAGKFLRIDVDAASGLPEWLEEQGLPRVGSATTMVRGGPLERGPAHGGWALVTQALG from the coding sequence ATGACCGACCCGGTCCTCGTTCCACCGGCCGCGTCCGCCGCGGTGGGGCGCGCGCTGCCCGACGGCGTGACGCTGCGCCGCCTGACCGCCGACGACATCGAGGGCGCGCAGGCCCTCTCGCACGGATTCCAATGGCCGTTCCGTGTCGAGGACTGGCGCTTCGCCTTCGCGCTCGGCGAAGGGGTGGCCGCGATCCGCGACGGCGAGCTGGTCGGCACCGCGCTGCGCTGGCTGTGGGGGCCGGATCATGCGACGGTGGGCCACGTGATGGTGGCGCCACGCATGCAGGGCCGGCGCCTCGGGCAGCACCTGATGCACGCGCTGATGGCCGGCCTGCAGGATCGCACCGTGCTGCTGCACGCGACGGCCGAAGGCCGCGGCGTGTACGAGCGGATGGGCTTCGCGATCACGGGCGAGATCCGCCAGCACCAGGGGCAGGCCCCGCCGGCGCAGGTGGTGGCGCTGCCCGAAGGCGAGCGGCTGCGTCCGCTCAACCGCAACGACGCGGACTTCCTCATCTCGCTGGACACCCGCTCGGCCGGCATGCCGCGCGAGCCGATGTTGCGACAGCTCCTGGCCGATGGCGAGACCGTCGTGCTCGCTCGCGACAGCGAGGCTGTCGGCTTCGCCACCGTGCGGCGCTTCGGCCGTGGCCATGCGATCGGGCCCGTCGTCGCACCCGACCTCCTGGGCGCCAGGGCACTCATCGCCCACTGGTGCAGCCGCCATGCAGGCAAGTTCCTGCGCATCGATGTCGATGCGGCCAGCGGCCTGCCGGAGTGGCTGGAAGAGCAAGGGCTGCCGCGCGTGGGCAGCGCCACGACGATGGTGCGCGGCGGCCCGCTGGAACGCGGGCCCGCGCACGGCGGCTGGGCCCTGGTAACGCAGGCATTGGGCTGA
- a CDS encoding 2-hydroxyacid dehydrogenase, with translation MAFVYKGEPRRGAIWAAQFAQKMPQLAFRTWPDIGDASQVRFLAAWQPPERIAEALPNLEILFSVGAGVDQFDLSGLPGQLRVVRMVEPGLVTCMTEYVAWAALSLHREAPLYLRQQRGSEWKEHPVRPASTRRVGVMGMGTLGRAALAQLRQLGFDCAGWNRSRRNEPGVRCYAGKAELKEFLARTDILVCLLPLTAETRGILERRVFDALPEGAALINAGRGGHLVEADLLAALDGGRLSAAILDVCEPEPLPRGHAFWDHPRIWLTPHVASATQAESAADALLDNLRRHEAGLPLEGLVDRSRGY, from the coding sequence ATGGCGTTCGTCTACAAGGGTGAGCCCCGCCGGGGCGCCATCTGGGCGGCGCAGTTCGCGCAGAAGATGCCGCAGCTGGCGTTCCGGACGTGGCCGGACATCGGCGACGCGAGCCAGGTGCGTTTCCTCGCCGCATGGCAGCCGCCGGAGCGCATCGCGGAGGCGCTCCCGAACCTGGAGATCCTGTTCTCGGTGGGTGCCGGGGTCGATCAGTTCGACCTGTCCGGGCTGCCGGGACAGCTGCGCGTGGTGCGCATGGTCGAGCCGGGGCTCGTCACGTGCATGACCGAATACGTCGCCTGGGCTGCGCTCTCCTTGCATCGCGAAGCGCCGCTCTATCTTCGACAGCAACGCGGCAGCGAGTGGAAGGAGCACCCGGTGCGGCCGGCGTCGACGCGGCGCGTCGGCGTGATGGGCATGGGGACGCTGGGGCGCGCCGCATTGGCGCAACTGCGCCAGCTGGGCTTCGATTGCGCCGGCTGGAACCGGTCGCGGCGCAACGAACCCGGCGTGCGCTGCTACGCGGGCAAAGCCGAGCTGAAGGAGTTCCTCGCGCGAACCGACATCCTGGTCTGCCTGCTGCCGCTGACAGCCGAGACCCGGGGCATCCTCGAGCGCCGCGTGTTCGACGCGCTGCCGGAAGGGGCGGCGCTCATCAACGCGGGGCGCGGCGGCCACCTCGTGGAAGCCGACCTGCTGGCGGCGCTCGATGGCGGGCGGCTTTCCGCGGCGATCCTCGACGTGTGCGAGCCCGAGCCGCTGCCCCGCGGGCACGCCTTCTGGGACCATCCTCGCATCTGGCTCACGCCGCACGTCGCGAGCGCCACGCAAGCCGAGAGCGCGGCCGATGCTCTGCTGGACAACCTGCGCCGCCACGAGGCCGGCTTGCCGCTGGAAGGCCTCGTGGACCGGTCGCGCGGCTACTGA
- a CDS encoding cyclase family protein — protein MRMPKTIRLAAAGLALAFAGSAFPQQAPAAPDWCRSKFGPNDEIGAANLLTPELALAATRLVRTGKTYALGGETNAKTPAFAPRTWSLTVLQPGQAGGGSLGSTKTNYNDDIYTGWVGTGTQIDGLGHIGVDNVYYNCLRNSDFVQASGLTKLGIEKVPPFVTRGVVLDMAAFFGVEMMREGQAFNRAEIEEQAKRQGIEIRRGDVVLFHTGWQKIAASDPARFVKAEPGLGRDGAQWLASKQVIAVGADTWALEVIPFEQGAGVFEVHQILIPRNGIYILENIQTEQLVKDRAWEFMFVLGHSRITGGVQAIINPVAIR, from the coding sequence ATGCGCATGCCGAAAACCATCCGCCTCGCCGCCGCGGGCCTCGCACTTGCGTTCGCGGGCAGCGCCTTCCCGCAGCAGGCCCCTGCGGCGCCCGATTGGTGCCGCTCCAAGTTCGGACCCAACGACGAGATCGGCGCGGCGAACCTGTTGACGCCGGAGCTCGCGCTGGCGGCCACCCGCCTGGTGCGCACGGGCAAGACGTATGCGCTCGGCGGCGAGACGAACGCGAAGACGCCGGCCTTCGCACCGCGCACGTGGTCGCTCACGGTGCTTCAGCCCGGCCAGGCCGGAGGTGGCTCGCTCGGGTCGACCAAGACCAACTACAACGACGACATCTACACCGGCTGGGTCGGCACCGGCACGCAGATCGACGGGCTCGGCCACATCGGGGTGGACAACGTCTACTACAACTGCCTGCGCAACAGCGACTTCGTGCAGGCCAGCGGCCTCACCAAGCTCGGGATCGAGAAGGTGCCGCCCTTCGTCACGCGCGGCGTCGTGCTGGACATGGCGGCGTTCTTCGGCGTCGAGATGATGCGCGAGGGGCAGGCGTTCAACCGCGCGGAGATCGAGGAGCAGGCCAAGCGGCAAGGCATCGAGATCCGCCGCGGCGACGTCGTGCTGTTCCACACCGGTTGGCAGAAGATCGCCGCGAGCGACCCGGCGCGGTTCGTGAAGGCCGAACCCGGACTGGGCCGAGACGGGGCGCAGTGGCTCGCGAGCAAGCAGGTGATCGCGGTCGGCGCGGACACCTGGGCCCTGGAGGTCATCCCGTTCGAGCAAGGTGCCGGCGTCTTCGAGGTCCACCAGATCCTGATCCCGCGCAACGGCATCTACATCCTGGAGAACATCCAAACCGAACAGCTGGTCAAGGACCGCGCGTGGGAGTTCATGTTCGTGCTGGGCCACTCCCGCATCACGGGCGGCGTGCAGGCCATCATCAATCCGGTGGCGATCCGGTGA
- a CDS encoding fructose bisphosphate aldolase gives MNPQQYEKVKSATGFIAALDQSGGSTPKALRLYGIGPETYSGDQQMFDLMHAMRTRIMTSPVFNGDRILGVILFEQTMDREIEARASADYLWSVKQVVPFLKIDKGLADEANGVQVMKAIPNLDSLLARAKGKGVFGTKMRSVVKQADARGIDDVVSQQFTIGKQILAAGLMPILEPEVDIHAPDKPGAERLLKAAILKQLETLGPGQQVMLKLTIPSADDFYADLVEHPNVLRVVALSGGYSREEACRLLARNHGVIASFSRALTEGLTAQQSEHEFNRALDASIASIYQASGT, from the coding sequence ATGAATCCGCAGCAGTACGAGAAGGTCAAGTCCGCCACGGGCTTCATTGCCGCGCTCGACCAGAGCGGGGGCAGCACGCCGAAGGCGCTGCGCCTGTACGGCATCGGACCCGAGACCTATTCGGGCGACCAGCAGATGTTCGACCTGATGCACGCGATGCGCACGCGGATCATGACGAGCCCTGTGTTCAACGGCGATCGCATCCTGGGCGTGATCCTGTTCGAACAGACGATGGACCGGGAGATCGAGGCACGCGCAAGCGCCGACTACCTCTGGTCCGTCAAGCAGGTCGTCCCATTCCTGAAGATCGACAAAGGCCTGGCCGACGAGGCGAACGGCGTGCAGGTGATGAAGGCGATTCCGAACCTCGACTCCCTGCTTGCGCGGGCCAAAGGCAAGGGCGTCTTCGGGACCAAGATGCGCTCCGTCGTGAAGCAGGCCGACGCCAGGGGCATCGATGACGTCGTCAGCCAGCAGTTCACGATCGGAAAGCAGATCCTGGCAGCCGGCCTCATGCCCATCCTCGAACCGGAAGTCGACATCCATGCTCCGGACAAGCCGGGCGCCGAGCGGCTGCTGAAGGCGGCCATCCTCAAGCAGCTCGAGACGCTCGGGCCGGGGCAGCAGGTCATGCTGAAGCTCACCATCCCCTCTGCCGACGACTTCTATGCGGATCTCGTGGAGCACCCGAACGTGTTGCGCGTGGTCGCCCTCTCCGGAGGCTATTCGCGCGAGGAGGCGTGCAGGTTGCTGGCGCGCAACCACGGCGTGATCGCGAGCTTTTCACGGGCGTTGACCGAAGGCCTCACCGCGCAGCAGAGCGAGCACGAGTTCAACCGTGCGCTGGACGCATCCATCGCCAGCATCTACCAGGCCTCGGGCACATAG
- a CDS encoding branched-chain amino acid ABC transporter permease, with product MNLALTIFFDGITYASWLFIVALGLTLVFGVLKILNIAHGSFYAVGAYAGASLVAWLVSMKVAPALSVVALVLAAAGVAALLAPLTERGLLRMFYARDEVLLVLVTYALFLILEDVTKLLWGVHPYYAADTYQAFGNVTLGPLTYVGYDLMLVFVAVACGALSWWVLNRTRHGKIVSAVIHNAEVAGSMGVNVSRVYTWAFVAGVFLAALGGALTAPMISVQPGLSVGVIVVSFAVVIIGGLGSIEGAALGALVVGLARAASVHLFPAAELFSIYVVMAIILVFRPEGVFQRVQARKI from the coding sequence GTGAACCTGGCCCTCACGATCTTCTTCGACGGCATCACCTACGCGTCCTGGCTGTTCATCGTCGCGCTGGGGCTGACGCTGGTGTTCGGGGTGCTCAAGATCCTGAACATCGCGCACGGCAGCTTCTACGCGGTGGGCGCCTACGCGGGCGCCAGCCTCGTCGCGTGGCTGGTGTCGATGAAGGTGGCGCCGGCGCTCAGCGTGGTGGCGCTGGTGCTCGCGGCGGCGGGCGTCGCCGCGCTGCTGGCGCCGCTCACCGAACGGGGCCTGCTGCGCATGTTCTATGCGCGCGACGAGGTGCTGCTGGTGCTGGTCACCTACGCGCTGTTCCTCATCCTCGAGGACGTGACCAAGCTGCTGTGGGGCGTGCATCCGTACTACGCGGCCGACACCTACCAGGCCTTCGGCAACGTCACGCTGGGACCGCTCACCTACGTGGGCTATGACCTGATGCTGGTGTTCGTCGCCGTCGCCTGCGGCGCGCTCAGCTGGTGGGTGTTGAATCGCACGCGCCACGGCAAGATCGTCAGCGCGGTGATCCACAACGCGGAGGTCGCGGGCAGCATGGGCGTGAACGTCTCGCGCGTCTACACCTGGGCCTTCGTGGCGGGCGTGTTCCTGGCCGCTCTCGGCGGCGCGCTCACCGCACCGATGATCTCGGTGCAGCCCGGGCTGAGCGTGGGCGTGATCGTCGTCAGCTTCGCCGTGGTGATCATCGGCGGGCTGGGCAGCATCGAGGGTGCCGCGCTCGGCGCGCTGGTCGTCGGTCTCGCGCGCGCGGCGTCCGTCCACCTGTTCCCGGCCGCGGAGCTGTTCAGCATCTACGTGGTGATGGCGATCATCCTCGTCTTCCGTCCGGAAGGCGTGTTCCAGCGGGTGCAGGCCCGCAAGATCTAG
- a CDS encoding universal stress protein yields the protein MKILLACDGSEYTRKMIGYVLNQRGLFDQSHEYTAFNAQIPLPNHAASVVGSHATHAYYEEEARKVIDPVVERLQGQGLRATSAWKAGPLGETIADFAQKHGFDLIIMGSHGHGALGRLVMGSVANRVLAHCTVPVLLVR from the coding sequence ATGAAGATCCTGCTTGCCTGCGACGGCAGCGAATACACCCGCAAGATGATCGGATACGTGCTGAACCAGCGGGGGCTGTTCGACCAGAGCCATGAGTACACCGCGTTCAACGCCCAGATCCCACTGCCGAACCACGCAGCTTCCGTGGTCGGCAGCCATGCCACCCACGCCTACTACGAGGAAGAGGCGCGCAAGGTGATCGACCCCGTCGTGGAGCGGCTGCAGGGCCAGGGGCTGCGTGCCACCAGTGCCTGGAAGGCCGGCCCGCTGGGGGAGACCATCGCCGACTTCGCGCAGAAGCACGGCTTCGACCTGATCATCATGGGTTCGCACGGCCATGGCGCGCTCGGCCGGCTGGTCATGGGGTCGGTGGCGAACCGGGTGCTGGCGCACTGCACGGTGCCGGTGCTGCTGGTCCGCTGA
- a CDS encoding haloacid dehalogenase type II translates to MTFRPKYITFDCYGTLTNFRINDLPQALYGDRLSGERLQRFVKDFTAYRLDEAMGDWKPYDQVLKSALRRTCKRHGIAFRDEDGQKCYEAVPTWGPHPDVPEALTRVGARIPLVILSNAMNEQIMSNVRKLEPPFHKVFTAQQAGAYKPRLQAFEYMLDQLGCAPGDILHVSSSPRYDLMSAHDLGIENKVFVNRGHEPKPNAAYTHAEIRDITGLPALVGL, encoded by the coding sequence ATGACCTTCCGTCCCAAGTACATCACGTTCGACTGCTACGGCACGCTCACCAATTTCCGCATCAACGACCTGCCGCAGGCGCTCTACGGCGACCGGCTTTCGGGCGAGCGCCTCCAGCGGTTCGTCAAGGACTTCACCGCCTACCGCCTGGACGAGGCCATGGGTGACTGGAAGCCCTACGACCAGGTGCTCAAGTCCGCGCTGCGCCGCACCTGCAAGCGCCACGGCATCGCCTTCCGCGACGAAGACGGGCAGAAGTGCTACGAGGCCGTGCCGACCTGGGGCCCGCATCCCGACGTGCCGGAGGCGCTGACGCGCGTGGGCGCCAGGATCCCGCTGGTGATCCTCTCCAACGCGATGAACGAGCAGATCATGTCGAACGTGCGCAAGCTCGAACCGCCCTTCCACAAGGTGTTCACGGCGCAGCAAGCCGGCGCGTACAAGCCGCGCCTGCAGGCTTTCGAATACATGCTGGACCAGCTCGGCTGCGCGCCCGGGGACATCCTGCACGTGTCCTCCAGCCCGCGTTACGACTTGATGTCGGCGCACGACCTGGGCATCGAGAACAAGGTCTTCGTGAACCGCGGCCATGAGCCGAAGCCCAACGCCGCTTACACGCACGCGGAAATCCGCGACATCACCGGCCTGCCGGCGCTGGTCGGCCTCTGA
- a CDS encoding Lrp/AsnC family transcriptional regulator translates to MNTSPGTPKLDRLDLRILCHMQKNGRATNVEIADAVGLSPSPCLVRIKRLEQAGYIAGYGAQIRLEKLGATLLVFTEVTLQDHKREDFVLFETSIRPVDEIVECHLVSGGYDYLLKFVTRGVNHYQEIIEGLLERNIGIEKYFSYIVIKTPFVKNFYPIERLMQDPH, encoded by the coding sequence ATGAACACCAGCCCCGGCACACCGAAACTCGATCGGCTCGACCTGCGCATCCTCTGCCACATGCAGAAGAACGGCCGCGCGACGAACGTCGAGATCGCCGACGCGGTGGGCCTGTCGCCCAGCCCTTGCCTCGTGCGCATCAAGCGCCTGGAGCAAGCCGGCTACATCGCCGGGTACGGCGCGCAGATCCGGCTGGAGAAGCTGGGTGCCACGCTGCTGGTCTTCACCGAAGTCACGCTGCAGGATCACAAGCGCGAGGATTTCGTGCTGTTCGAAACCAGCATCCGGCCCGTGGACGAAATCGTCGAGTGCCATCTGGTCTCAGGCGGCTACGACTACCTGCTCAAGTTCGTGACCCGCGGCGTGAACCACTACCAGGAGATCATCGAGGGGCTCCTCGAGCGCAACATCGGCATCGAGAAGTACTTCAGCTACATCGTGATCAAGACACCGTTCGTGAAGAACTTCTACCCGATCGAACGGCTGATGCAGGACCCCCACTAG